The Bifidobacterium asteroides genomic interval TTGTCCTGGCTGAGGCTGATTCAGGTAGGCTACGGGCCCTGAGCCGGTTCCGTCTGCGTGGTCATTCTGGGGCAAGCCGTTGGCCGAACCTTGGTCATTGGGGGTCTGGTTCCCGTTGTTCGTATCATCTGGATGGCTCATGGATGTCGTCCCTCTCATCTTCTATTGATATTCCTGAATCTGACTTTTCCGTATGTTCCTATTATGGCAGGCCGGTTCTTCCGCTTGATAGCCATGAATAGTGCAGGGGATGGGGGGACTCTTCATTCGTCGTCTGGATTGACCATGTGATCATCGCCTGCATCGCCCAGCAGGAGGCGCTCGATCAGGGTGATCAGGGCCAGCAGGAGGGCGGTCAGCAGGATGATGACCAAGGTGGCCGAAAAGATCAGCGGTGTTCTGAAGGAATTGAAGGCCGACTGCAGCCATATGCCCAGGCCGTTTCTGGCGCCTAGATACTCTGAGGTGGCCGCTGTGGCGAAGACATAGGCGGCGCTGATGCGCAGGCCGCCGAAGATCTGTCCTGCGGCCACCCGAAGCTTGACGTGCCAGAGGGTCCAGGTCCGAGTCGCCCCGCAGTTCAGGGCCACGTCCTGATAGAAGCGGGGCACGGACTTGAGGCCCCGGTAGGTCTGGACCACGATGGGGAAGAGGGCGAAGACGGCCACGATGACTACCTTGCCCAGTGGCTCGAATCCGAACCAGATCACGAACAGGGGGGCGATGGTGATCAGCGGGATCATCTGAGCGCCGGCGATCAGAGGGTAGAGGGCATCATGCAGGGTGCGCCAGCTGTAGAGTGCCAGACCGATCACTATCCCCAGGACCGAGGCCAGGAGGAAGCCCAGCAGACCCTCAAGGGCGGTGATGGCGGTGGCGGGCAGCAGATCCTCTCGGGACTGCACTGTGGCAACCAGGATTCGACTGGGTGCCGGCAGGGCCTGTTCGCTGACTCCGCCCAGGCGGGCTGCCAGCTCCCAGATGATCAAGAGCGCCAGCAGGGTGAGGGTCGGAGGCAGCGCCCGGGTTCTGCTCTGCTTGCGTGCCTTCATCGACCGGCTGCCTCCCGAACGTAGCGATCGGTCCACAGGTCCGTGGCCTGAGGAGCCTTGTTGGGATCGCCCTTCTTAGCGTCCCGGTAAGTGCCTGCCTTGAACTGAAAGTCCAGATAGTCCTGGGCATCCTTGACATTGATCAGTCCGCTGATGCTCTTTTGATTTGGACTGTCAACCCAGTACCCCTCCTTGACGATGCTCTCCATGGAGCGCTTGGCCAGGGTCGGGTCGATGGCCGACCCCTTGGTCTCCTGGACCAGGATGTCCGCCGCCTGGTCGGGATGGCTCAGGGCGTAGTCGTATCCCTTCAGACAGGCCTTGACGAATGCCGTCAGGGCGCGACGGTGGCCGGCCTGCTGCAGCCAGGAATTCTTGGCCACGAAGCCCAGCTGGTCGGGGTTGCCGGGCACTCCCCAGTCGGCCTGGGTGAAGCAGTGCAGGGCCGGGCCCTTGAGCTCGCTCTCCACCCCCTCCCAATTGGCGTAGAAACCGGCGAAGTCGCCCTTGCCGCTGGTCAGGGTGGCGAAGGTGTTGGTGCCGCTGGTCACCCGCTTGAAGTCGCCCTTGCCGCCTGCATAGCGGATCATCTGCTTGACCACGGCCGTCTGTTCGGCCGATCCGAAGCTGACGAAGGTCTTGCCGTCGAAGTCCTTGGGGGTCTGGATGTCGGTGCGCGAGGCCAGCGAGCACCAGCGCGCCACGGAATGCTGGCCTATGTTGAAGACCTGCCGAAGGTCGGCTCCCTGGGAGTTGAAGGTGGCCAGGTTGCTCAGCTTGGAGAAGCCTACGTCGGCGACCCCGTTCTGAACGGAGGTCTCGGCTCCTGCCTGGGCCGTGGGCAGGATGGTCAGCTTCAGGCCGGCCTTGTCGAAGTAGCCCAGATGCCGGGCGACATAGATGCCCACATGATTGGTGTTGGGCGTCCAATCCAGCATGAAGGACAGTTTGGAGCCGTCATCGGCCTTGTCGTCTGCCCCCTTGGCCCCGCAGGCTGCGCTCGTGGCTGCCATGCAGAGCGCAGCTGTTAGGGCGAGCGCCCGCACGATCAGTTTGTGGCCGGGAACTCTCCTGAAGCCACTGTTCCTCGACATGCTCATCACTGTCACCTTGCCTCTCCGGCACCCCTGGTGCCCATCCGCATCGGGGCCGCTACGGGAAGGTGAGGAGCCCGCGCGACGATCCGGTACGGTCTTGACCGATGGAATTCTGCGATGTGTGCCACGGCTGCTGCCACCAGCCGCGCGAACAAGACCACTCTAGTCCAAGCCTGCCGGTCCTGCCTCGCCGTGATGAAAGGTTGCATCGTATGCCTCTATACTGGAAACTCACGAGAGGTCCGTGCGGGCCGGCCGCTGTCGGTCTCGTCCGGAGCAAGACAACCGATCTCGGTAGGGGTCGACGGAGGTTCCCATGTCGGTGACCATCAGTGATGTGGCCAAGCAGGCGGGCATGTCCGTGTCCACGGTCTCCCAGGCGCTCAACGACAAGGGACGCATTTCGCCGCCCACCAAGGACAGGGTCCGCAGGGCGGCCATGGAGCTGGGCTACATCCCCGACAGCCGTGCCCGCTCCATGCGTTCCTCGCGCTCGCATGCCGTTGGCCTGCTGGTTCCCGATATCCGCAATCCTTATTTCTCTGAGCTGGTCTACGCCGTCCAGGACCAGCTCTACTCGGCAGGCTACGCGCCCTTGATCGGCGTGTCCTCTTGCCAATCCAGCAGGCGGGAGGACTATTACCGCATCCTTCTGTCTCGGCATATGGACGGTGTTTTGGTCGTGCCTGACGGGCCCACCTCACCCATGTTGCGCACCATGTTGGCAAGGGAATTCCCTGTGGTTTTCGTGGATCGTCCCGACCGGACCCTGCCCGGTGTCCCTTTGGTGGATTCCGATCCTGTGCCCGGCTTGGAGGCGGCCATGGACGCTCTGGCAGCCAGGGGATGCAGACGAGTGGCCTTTGTCCCGGGCCCGGAGAGCCGCTCCTATACTTTTCGCGAGCGTGAGCAGGCTTTTCTGGACTGCGTAGATGTCCGTCAGGGGCTGACAGGATTGGTGGTCCGCCAGGGGTTTGAGGATCGTCCCCGGGCGGCTGCGACCATGCGCGGCCTGCTTGGCCAAGGGGTTGACGCTGTCATCTTCGGATACTCGGCTGATGCCATCAAGGCCGTCGCCATGGAGTGGGACGGCGATCTGCGCTCGCGCGTGCCCATGGTCTCCTTCGACGACTTGGAGGTTTTTCAACTGATCAGCCCCCAGGTGTCGGTCATCTCCCAGCAGGTGGATCGCATGGGCCGTCAGGGCGTTGATATGCTCCTATCCATGATCGAGCCGGGGCGGCAGGCTCCGGAGGGCATGGGCGTGGATCGCCGTCTGCGCACCCAAACCCTTTTCGTGCCCAGGGGTCTGCTGGCCTAGGCCTCTTCCTGGTTGATGCAGGAGTCGGGGCTGGACAAAATACGTGCGTGTCGGGCGGCTGTGTCGTCTCTGTTGATGACCTCCAATGGCCTTTCGGCCATTTGCCGCCCTTGTCCAGACCCTGCTATTTGTGACACAGTTCACAAAACAGATAAATTACTAAATGTAGGTAACGAATCATTCTCAGACACTACATATGGTGGTCTCGGCGTGATAGAGTGAGTGCTGTCAGCAAAGAATGACATCCATGTGATTCGCCGTTTCCGGTCTGGAATTTGGAAACGCCAAAGCAACTGCACATGAGTAACCGTATGAGTCGTATGAGGAGTGACGATGGATACTGAGGTCATGACCGATAGCGTGAAGGAGCGTGGCATTTCGGATCGCGATGCTGTCGATGGCATTCTGGTCGAGAAGCGCGACGGCCGGATCGTCGATTTTGATCCCGTCAACATCATGAATGCCATCGAAGCCGCCTTCAAGGATGTCAAGCACGAGGTCAGCCCTGAGGATCGCCAGCAGATCCGGGGCATGGCCCTGACCGTCCAGTCCGAGATCACCGATCGCTACACCAACCCGGTCAAGATCGAGGACATCCAGACCCTGGTCGAGCATGCCCTGGTCAATGCCCATCTTTACGAGATCGCTCGCTCCTATACCTCCTACCGTCTTGACCGTGACATTCAGCGGGCCAAGGCCACTGATGTCAACGAGGCTGTTCACCGTCTGACCAGCAAGGACGAGACCCTGGTGCGCGAGAACGCCAACAAGGACGCCAACGTCTACGCCACTCAGCGCGACCTGCTGGCTGGCGCGGTCTCCAAGGCCTCGGCCTTCGCCATGCTGCCCAAGGATGTCTCCAACGCCCATATGAAGGGCGACATCCACTTCCACGACGCGGACTACTCGCCCTTTACGGCCGAGACCAACTGCTCCCTGCCTGACTTCGGCGACATGCTGGCCCACGGCTTCGAGCTGGGCAACGCCATGATGGACTCGCCCAAGTCCATCGGCACGGCCGCCACGCAGATCACCCAGATCATCAAGGACATCGCCGGCTCCCAGTACGGTGGCCAGACCGTCAACCGCTGCGACGAGATGCTGGACAAGTACGCTCGTCTGGACTACAAGAAGAACTATTCCATGGCTGAGGCTGTCCTGCCGGACGAGGAGCCCATCGACGTGGCCAAGGATGTCGTCCGCGGCCTCAAGGCTCGGGAGGCTGACTGGCTCCACCTGGACGATCGTGCTCCCATCGGCGAGGATGCCCCCTTCGATCTGGACGCTCCCCAGATTGTTCGGCTGCGTCAGGTCTATGCCAAGATCCTGACCCGCAAGAACATCTATGATGCCATGCAGACCATGGAGTACCAGATCAACTCCAACCGTGTCAGCAATGGCCAGACCCCCTTTGTCACAGTGGGCTTCGGCCTGGGCACCTCCTGGTTCGCCCGGGAGATTCAGCGCGCTATCTTCCTGATTCGCATCCGTGGTCTTGGCAAGGACCGCCACACGGCCATCTTCCCCAAGCTGGTCTTCACCATCAAGCATGGGCTGAACGCCGACGAGGGTGATCCCAACTACGACATGAAGCAGCTGGCCCTGGAGTGCTCCACCAAGCGTATGTACCCCGATGTGGTCTTCTATGAGAACCTGATCAAGATCACCGGTTCCTTCAAGGCCCCCATGGGCTGCCGCTCCTTCCTCCAGGCCTGGACCAACCCGGAGACCGGGGAGGACGAAGAGGACGGCCGCATGAACCTGGGCGTAGTCACCGTCAACATCCCGCGTATCGCCCTGGAATCCCGCGGCGACAAGGATCGTTTCTGGAAGATCTTCGACCAGCGCATGGAGGTGGCCCATCACGCTCTGCAGTTCCGCATCATGCGCTGCAAGCAGGCCACGCCCATCAACGCCCCGACCCTCTACCAATACGGCGCCTTCGGCAGGCTGAAGCCGACCGACAGCGTGGACACCCTCTTCCGCAACAGCCGTGCCACTGTTTCCTTGGGTTACATCGGTCTCTATGAGGCCACCAGCGTCTTCTACGGCAAGGACTGGATGAAGGACCACTCCTGGGATCCGGAGGGCAAGGAATTCGCCCTGAGCATCGTGCGCCGGATGAATCAGCTCTGCAAGCAGTGGGAGAAGGCTGAGGGATACCACTACTCGGTCTACTCCACCCCGGCCGAGTCGCTGACCGACCGCTTCGCCCGGATGGACAAGGAGAAGTTCGGCGTTGTCGACGGCGTGACCGACCACGACTTCTACACCAACAGCTTCCACTACCCGGTCTGGCTGCGGCCCACGCCCATGGAGAAGCTCAGCTACGAGCGGGACTTCCCTTACCTGGCCTCGGGCGGGTTCATCAACTACTGCGAGTTCCCCTCCATGCAGCAGAACCCCAAGGCCCTGGAAGCGGTCTGGGATTACGCCTACGACATCGGCATCGGCTACTTGGGCACCAACACGCCCATCGATCACTGCTTCGTCTGCGGCTACGAGGGTGACTTCGAACCCACCGAGGAGGGCTTCAAGTGCCCCGAGTGCGGCAATGACGACCCTGACAAGTGCAACGTGACCAAGCGCACTTGCGGCTACCTGGGCAACCCCGTCCAGCGGCCCATGGTCCACGGCAGGCACGAGGAGATCGCCCACCGCGTCAAGCACATGGAGGGCGAGACCGGCCACGTGGTCCTCAAGGATGGATCCACCAAGGAGTGGTTCGACGACAAGGCCGAATAAGCTCTGACGAATAAGCTCTGACAAGACGCAGTTGATGGCGGGCCAGGTAGTTTGCGGCCCGCCATTGTCATGAGGAGGACCAGATGACGGACAAACAGGCAGTCATGAAAAAGACGGGCGGCCACCGTGACTTCGCAGCTGATGAGCAGGGGCGCGGTCCGGGGGTTCCCTCTGCACTGACCAACAATCCCAAGGCCGGCCAGTGGGACGGTCGCCGGCTCAGTCGGGGAATCGTGGCGGACTACAAGCGTCTGGTCATGACCGACGGCGAGGGGATCCGCTGCTCCCTCTACGTCAGCGGATGCCCCTTCCGCTGCCAGGGGTGCTACAACGCCTCCATATGGGACTTCGGCGCCGGGCACCCCTATACCCAGCAGCTTGAAGACCGCATCATCAAGGACCTGTCGCTGTCCTATGTGCAGGGCATCACCTACCTGGGCGGGGAGCCCCTGCTCAACACCCCCATGCTGCTGGGCCTTTCGGAGCGGATTCGGCGCGAGTTCGGCCACGAGAAGGATATCTGGTGCTGGACCGGCTACACCTGGGAGGAGCTGAACCGGCCGGGGGAGACCCCGGACAAGGCCCAGCTGATCTCCTACCTTGACGTGCTGGTGGACGGACGCTACTTGGAGAATCGGAAGAACAGCCTGCTCCAGTTCCGAGGCTCGGACAACCAGCGGATCATCGACGTGCCACGGTCCTTGGAACAGGGCCAGGTAGTCATCTGGCCCAAGCTGCACGACCAGACCAGGTTCATTCCCGAGACCTACAGCAAGGACCGTCAGCAGGAGCAGCAGCGGGGCTGATACCGGCTCCTGCTCTGAATTGGTCTACGTCGCCTTGCCGGGGCACAATGGGTGTCATGACTGATGAGCATGATCACGACGCTAAACCCGACCTGCCTAAGGATCTGAGGGTCCGTTTCTGCCCTTCGCCGACCGGCACTCCGCATGTGGGCATGGTCCGCACAGCCCTCTTCAACTGGGCCCAGGCCAGGCATTCGCATGGCACCTTCGTCTTCCGCATCGAGGACACCGATGCCCAGCGCGACAGCGAGGAGAGCTACCAGCAGATTCTGGAGGCCCTCAAGTGGCTGGGTCTGGACTGGGACGAGGGTGTGGAGGTTGGCGGCCCGGATGGCCCCTACCGGCAGTCCGAGCGTGGCGACATATACCGCGATGTAGCCCGGCAGTTGCTGGATGCCGGCTACGCCTACGAGTCCTACTCCACCGCCGAGGAGATCAAGGAACGCAACCTGGCCGCCGGCCGTCCTGCCGCTTTCGGCTACGACGGCTACGATCGCGACCTGAGCGAGGAGCAGCGTCAGGCCTTCCGCGATCAGGGCCGGCGACCAGCCCTGCGCGTCCGCATGCCCGACGAGGACATCGCCTTTGACGACCTGATTCGCGGACACATCGAGTTCAAGGCCGGGTCCGTGCCCGACTATGTGATTGTGCGCCCCAACGGCGATCCCCTTTACACGCTGACCAACCCAGTGGATGATGCACTGATGCGCATCAACGTGGTTCTGCGCGGCGAGGATCTGCTCAGCTCCACCCCCCGGCAGATCGTCCTCTACCGCTATTTGATGAAGCTAGGCATCGCTCGGGC includes:
- a CDS encoding ABC transporter permease, with product MKARKQSRTRALPPTLTLLALLIIWELAARLGGVSEQALPAPSRILVATVQSREDLLPATAITALEGLLGFLLASVLGIVIGLALYSWRTLHDALYPLIAGAQMIPLITIAPLFVIWFGFEPLGKVVIVAVFALFPIVVQTYRGLKSVPRFYQDVALNCGATRTWTLWHVKLRVAAGQIFGGLRISAAYVFATAATSEYLGARNGLGIWLQSAFNSFRTPLIFSATLVIILLTALLLALITLIERLLLGDAGDDHMVNPDDE
- a CDS encoding ABC transporter substrate-binding protein; the encoded protein is MAATSAACGAKGADDKADDGSKLSFMLDWTPNTNHVGIYVARHLGYFDKAGLKLTILPTAQAGAETSVQNGVADVGFSKLSNLATFNSQGADLRQVFNIGQHSVARWCSLASRTDIQTPKDFDGKTFVSFGSAEQTAVVKQMIRYAGGKGDFKRVTSGTNTFATLTSGKGDFAGFYANWEGVESELKGPALHCFTQADWGVPGNPDQLGFVAKNSWLQQAGHRRALTAFVKACLKGYDYALSHPDQAADILVQETKGSAIDPTLAKRSMESIVKEGYWVDSPNQKSISGLINVKDAQDYLDFQFKAGTYRDAKKGDPNKAPQATDLWTDRYVREAAGR
- a CDS encoding LacI family DNA-binding transcriptional regulator; the encoded protein is MSVTISDVAKQAGMSVSTVSQALNDKGRISPPTKDRVRRAAMELGYIPDSRARSMRSSRSHAVGLLVPDIRNPYFSELVYAVQDQLYSAGYAPLIGVSSCQSSRREDYYRILLSRHMDGVLVVPDGPTSPMLRTMLAREFPVVFVDRPDRTLPGVPLVDSDPVPGLEAAMDALAARGCRRVAFVPGPESRSYTFREREQAFLDCVDVRQGLTGLVVRQGFEDRPRAAATMRGLLGQGVDAVIFGYSADAIKAVAMEWDGDLRSRVPMVSFDDLEVFQLISPQVSVISQQVDRMGRQGVDMLLSMIEPGRQAPEGMGVDRRLRTQTLFVPRGLLA
- the nrdD gene encoding anaerobic ribonucleoside-triphosphate reductase — its product is MTDSVKERGISDRDAVDGILVEKRDGRIVDFDPVNIMNAIEAAFKDVKHEVSPEDRQQIRGMALTVQSEITDRYTNPVKIEDIQTLVEHALVNAHLYEIARSYTSYRLDRDIQRAKATDVNEAVHRLTSKDETLVRENANKDANVYATQRDLLAGAVSKASAFAMLPKDVSNAHMKGDIHFHDADYSPFTAETNCSLPDFGDMLAHGFELGNAMMDSPKSIGTAATQITQIIKDIAGSQYGGQTVNRCDEMLDKYARLDYKKNYSMAEAVLPDEEPIDVAKDVVRGLKAREADWLHLDDRAPIGEDAPFDLDAPQIVRLRQVYAKILTRKNIYDAMQTMEYQINSNRVSNGQTPFVTVGFGLGTSWFAREIQRAIFLIRIRGLGKDRHTAIFPKLVFTIKHGLNADEGDPNYDMKQLALECSTKRMYPDVVFYENLIKITGSFKAPMGCRSFLQAWTNPETGEDEEDGRMNLGVVTVNIPRIALESRGDKDRFWKIFDQRMEVAHHALQFRIMRCKQATPINAPTLYQYGAFGRLKPTDSVDTLFRNSRATVSLGYIGLYEATSVFYGKDWMKDHSWDPEGKEFALSIVRRMNQLCKQWEKAEGYHYSVYSTPAESLTDRFARMDKEKFGVVDGVTDHDFYTNSFHYPVWLRPTPMEKLSYERDFPYLASGGFINYCEFPSMQQNPKALEAVWDYAYDIGIGYLGTNTPIDHCFVCGYEGDFEPTEEGFKCPECGNDDPDKCNVTKRTCGYLGNPVQRPMVHGRHEEIAHRVKHMEGETGHVVLKDGSTKEWFDDKAE
- the nrdG gene encoding anaerobic ribonucleoside-triphosphate reductase activating protein codes for the protein MTDKQAVMKKTGGHRDFAADEQGRGPGVPSALTNNPKAGQWDGRRLSRGIVADYKRLVMTDGEGIRCSLYVSGCPFRCQGCYNASIWDFGAGHPYTQQLEDRIIKDLSLSYVQGITYLGGEPLLNTPMLLGLSERIRREFGHEKDIWCWTGYTWEELNRPGETPDKAQLISYLDVLVDGRYLENRKNSLLQFRGSDNQRIIDVPRSLEQGQVVIWPKLHDQTRFIPETYSKDRQQEQQRG